A genomic segment from Neobacillus sp. YX16 encodes:
- the yfkAB gene encoding radical SAM/CxCxxxxC motif protein YfkAB codes for MSYLKKITPENDPWEAYNDIKQYGKPELTNIEFTSTTLCNMRCEHCAVGYTLQPKDPDALPLDLLLSRLDEIQTLNALSITGGEPMLSLSSIKNYVVPLLKYAHERGVRTQMNSNLTLDLARYELIIPYLDVLHISHNWGTVDDFVEGGFARMERKPDYKQREKYFERMIENSRELVKAGVMVSAETMLNKRTFPHLEKIHRQIVDEMNCQRHEIHPMYPSDFASNLETLTLNEIREAIHHLLDVRDEEVWMLFGTLPFYACSQKPEDLELLDRLFQSKNVTVRNDPDGRSRLNVNIFNGDIIVTDFGDTPPLGNIQDTKLTDAYENWQSSAISKELSCHCPAVSCLGPNILVKNSYYQDIDFSKSKNNISK; via the coding sequence ATGTCCTACTTGAAAAAAATAACCCCTGAAAATGACCCTTGGGAAGCATATAATGATATAAAGCAATACGGGAAGCCCGAGCTTACCAATATTGAATTCACGAGTACAACACTATGTAATATGCGCTGTGAACATTGTGCAGTAGGGTACACCCTTCAACCCAAAGACCCGGATGCGCTTCCACTTGATTTACTTTTGAGTAGGTTAGATGAAATTCAAACACTAAATGCACTTAGTATTACGGGCGGAGAACCTATGCTTTCTCTTTCCTCTATCAAGAATTATGTGGTGCCTTTATTAAAATATGCTCATGAACGCGGAGTCCGGACGCAAATGAATTCAAATTTAACACTTGATTTAGCACGCTATGAGTTAATTATTCCATATCTAGATGTTTTACATATTTCACATAACTGGGGAACTGTAGATGATTTCGTTGAGGGCGGATTTGCAAGAATGGAGCGCAAGCCAGATTACAAACAACGAGAAAAGTATTTTGAGAGAATGATAGAAAATAGCCGGGAGCTAGTGAAGGCTGGAGTGATGGTTTCCGCAGAAACCATGCTCAATAAGCGAACATTTCCCCATTTAGAAAAAATCCATCGCCAAATTGTTGATGAAATGAACTGCCAGCGACATGAGATTCACCCTATGTATCCAAGTGATTTTGCTAGTAATCTTGAAACGTTAACACTTAATGAGATAAGAGAAGCCATTCACCATTTGCTAGATGTTCGAGATGAAGAGGTATGGATGCTTTTTGGGACACTGCCGTTTTATGCATGCAGCCAAAAACCAGAGGATTTAGAGCTTTTAGACAGGCTCTTTCAAAGTAAAAATGTAACAGTAAGAAATGATCCCGATGGCAGGTCCCGTCTAAATGTAAACATTTTTAATGGAGATATTATCGTTACTGATTTTGGTGATACCCCGCCACTAGGTAATATTCAAGATACCAAACTAACGGATGCATATGAAAATTGGCAGTCCTCTGCTATTTCTAAGGAATTGAGTTGTCATTGTCCTGCTGTTTCCTGTCTGGGTCCGAACATTTTAGTAAAGAACAGTTATTATCAAGATATAGACTTTTCCAAATCAAAAAATAATATAAGCAAATAA